A genomic stretch from Cytophagia bacterium CHB2 includes:
- a CDS encoding alpha/beta fold hydrolase, with protein MSPLTLAFREYGTGPKTLVILHGLLGSSQNWQRVAKSLSAKYRILAVDLRNHGESPHTPEHSFAALREDLKNFFDQHNLEAAYVLGHSMGGMAAMEFAFHYPERLRGVIIEDIAPRAYRSSSVGILEALAELPIAQFSTRQQVDEALSKKLANETTRQFVLTNLVRNEDNSFGWRVNLPALLAFQTEMAAYEPPAHARFEGQTLFIGGENSDYHLDHDHALILSHFPNSKLTMIPNAGHWIHFEAMEEFNKRVEQFLDHGLTKSS; from the coding sequence ATGTCTCCGCTCACACTAGCCTTTCGAGAATACGGTACAGGCCCAAAAACATTGGTTATTCTGCACGGCCTGCTGGGCTCCTCACAGAACTGGCAGCGGGTGGCCAAATCACTGAGTGCAAAGTACCGCATCCTGGCTGTTGATCTGCGCAATCACGGGGAGTCGCCGCACACGCCCGAACACAGTTTCGCAGCCCTGCGAGAAGATCTCAAGAATTTTTTTGATCAACACAATTTGGAAGCAGCTTATGTGCTGGGCCATTCGATGGGCGGCATGGCGGCCATGGAGTTTGCGTTTCATTATCCCGAGCGCTTGCGCGGCGTAATTATTGAAGATATTGCACCGCGCGCCTATCGCAGCTCGTCAGTAGGAATTTTGGAGGCTTTGGCAGAGTTGCCTATCGCACAATTCTCCACGCGCCAGCAAGTTGATGAGGCCTTATCAAAAAAACTCGCCAACGAGACCACGCGGCAATTTGTGCTGACCAATTTGGTTCGAAACGAGGACAATTCTTTTGGTTGGCGCGTGAATCTGCCGGCTTTATTGGCGTTTCAAACAGAGATGGCGGCTTATGAACCGCCGGCTCACGCGCGTTTCGAGGGCCAAACTCTTTTTATCGGCGGGGAAAATTCCGATTATCATCTCGACCACGATCACGCCCTTATTCTCTCCCATTTTCCCAATAGCAAATTGACCATGATACCCAATGCCGGGCATTGGATTCACTTCGAGGCGATGGAGGAATTTAATAAACGAGTTGAACAGTTTTTGGATCATGGCTTGACGAAATCCAGTTGA